The proteins below come from a single Oncorhynchus gorbuscha isolate QuinsamMale2020 ecotype Even-year linkage group LG12, OgorEven_v1.0, whole genome shotgun sequence genomic window:
- the c1ql3a gene encoding complement C1q-like protein 3 encodes MVLVLVILIPVLVNSAGTSAHYEMLGTCRMVCDPYGTKSPTATADTVRADNSLMQSLPTFITGPKGEPGRPGKAGPRGIPGDQGPPGPMGPPGEKGEPGRPGLPGPPGPNAAAGAISAATYSTVPKIAFYAGLKKQHEGYEVLKFDDVVTNLGNHYDPTTGKFTCSIPGIYFFTYHVLMRGGDGTSMWADLCKNNQVRASAIAQDADQNYDYASNSAVLHLEPGDEVYIKLDGGKAHGGNNNKYSTFSGFIIYAD; translated from the exons ATGGTGTTAGTGCTGGTGATTCTGATCCCAGTTCTGGTTAACTCCGCTGGAACTTCAGCGCACTATGAGATGCTGGGAACCTGCAGGATGGTATGTGATCCATATGGAACCAAGTCACCGACCGCTACGGCAGACACGGTGCGAGCGGACAACAGCCTCATGCAGTCTTTACCAACTTTTATAACAGGTCCGAAAGGGGAACCGGGCCGCCCGGGGAAGGCTGGACCCAGAGGCATCCCAGGTGATCAGGGCCCGCCCGGTCCGATGGGGCCACCCGGGGAGAAGGGGGAACCGGGACGGCCTGGACTACCGGGGCCACCGGGACCCAATGCCGCGGCGGGGGCTATCAGCGCGGCTACGTACAGCACCGTTCCCAAAATCGCGTTTTACGCAGGCCTTAAAAAACAGCACGAGGGCTACGAGGTGCTGAAATTCGACGACGTGGTCACTAATCTGGGGAACCATTACGACCCCACAACCGGGAAGTTTACCTGCTCCATACCTGGGATATACTTCTTCACTTATCACGTCCTGATGCGGGGAGGGGACGGAACCAGCATGTGGGCAGATCTCTGCAAAAACAATCAG GTTCGAGCCAGTGCCATAGCCCAGGACGCTGACCAGAACTATGATTATGCCAGTAACAGTGCCGTGCTGCATCTGGAGCCTGGAGACGAGGTCTACATCAAACTGGACGGGGGCAAGGCCCACGGGGGCAACAACAACAAGTACAGCACCTTCTCTGGATTCATCATCTACGCAGATTAG